One region of Caldimonas thermodepolymerans genomic DNA includes:
- a CDS encoding branched-chain amino acid ABC transporter substrate-binding protein, with protein sequence MKATIATAAAVCCATAFAQKGETVKIVWIDPLSGLMAPVGQNQLRSFQFFAEKFSQNNPAGVKFEVVGMDNKLSPTETLNALKAAIDQGVRYVAQGNGSSAAGALIDAINKHNERNPGKEVIYLNYAAVDPDFTNSLCSYWHFRFDADTSMKMEALTTFMKDLPEIKKVYLINQNYSHGHQVAKYAKEALARKRKDVEIVGEDLHPLAQVRDFAPYVAKIKASGADAVITGNWGSDLALLIKAANEAGLNAKFFTYYTGVTGTPTALGQTGEGRVYQVAYSHYNMGGQIQQWQQEYKKRFNDDFYTGAVIHIFTALSEAMARAKSTDPVKVAPVLETLKFKSFNGEVEMRKTDHQLQQPLYITVWQKASDRYPYGPENTGMTLAPVKEFPSYVSSTPTSCQMKRPS encoded by the coding sequence ATGAAAGCAACCATCGCCACTGCTGCCGCGGTGTGCTGCGCTACGGCTTTTGCGCAGAAAGGAGAGACCGTCAAGATCGTCTGGATCGATCCGCTGTCCGGCCTGATGGCGCCGGTGGGGCAGAACCAGCTGCGCAGCTTCCAGTTCTTCGCCGAGAAGTTCAGCCAGAACAACCCGGCGGGCGTGAAGTTCGAGGTCGTCGGCATGGACAACAAGCTGAGCCCGACCGAGACGCTGAACGCGCTGAAGGCCGCCATCGACCAGGGCGTGCGCTACGTCGCCCAGGGCAACGGTTCTTCCGCGGCCGGCGCGCTGATCGACGCGATCAACAAGCACAACGAGCGCAACCCGGGCAAGGAGGTCATCTACCTCAACTACGCCGCGGTGGACCCGGACTTCACCAACAGCCTGTGCAGCTACTGGCACTTCCGCTTCGACGCGGACACGTCCATGAAGATGGAGGCGCTCACCACCTTCATGAAGGACCTGCCCGAGATCAAGAAGGTCTACCTGATCAACCAGAACTACTCGCACGGGCACCAGGTCGCCAAGTACGCCAAGGAAGCGCTGGCGCGCAAGCGCAAGGACGTCGAGATCGTGGGCGAGGACCTGCACCCGCTCGCGCAGGTGCGTGACTTCGCACCCTACGTGGCCAAGATCAAGGCCTCCGGCGCCGACGCGGTCATCACCGGCAACTGGGGCTCGGACCTCGCGCTGCTGATCAAGGCCGCCAACGAGGCCGGACTCAACGCGAAGTTCTTCACCTACTACACGGGCGTGACCGGCACGCCCACCGCGCTGGGCCAGACGGGCGAAGGCCGGGTCTACCAGGTCGCCTACAGCCACTACAACATGGGCGGCCAGATCCAGCAGTGGCAGCAGGAGTACAAGAAGCGCTTCAACGACGACTTCTACACCGGCGCGGTGATCCACATCTTCACCGCGCTCAGCGAGGCGATGGCGCGCGCCAAGTCGACCGATCCGGTGAAGGTTGCGCCGGTGCTCGAGACGCTGAAGTTCAAGAGCTTCAACGGCGAGGTCGAGATGCGCAAGACCGACCACCAGCTGCAGCAGCCGCTCTACATCACCGTGTGGCAGAAGGCCAGCGACCGCTATCCTTACGGCCCGGAGAACACGGGCATGACGCTGGCGCCGGTGAAGGAGTTCCCGTCCTACGTCTCGAGCACGCCGACCAGCTGCCAGATGAAGCGGCCGTCGTGA
- a CDS encoding 3-(methylthio)propionyl-CoA ligase, translated as MPRLLGQMMQMPLMISSLLVHAARHNGDIEIVSKRVEGDIHRYTYRDAELRARKLAQALARLGCEEGDRVGTLAWNGYRHFEIYYGTSGSGLVCHTINPRLFPEQIAWIINDAEDRVLCFDLTFLPLVEKLAPQLRTVQHYVLMTDRAHMPAQTSLPDLKCYDELVEAENGDYAWPQFDENTASSICYTSGTTGNPKGAVYSHRSTVLHAYASALPDAMACGGADVILPVVPMFHVNAWGIPYSAALVGAKLVFPGPHLDGKSLYELFETEKVTFSAGVPTVWLGLLTYVKENKLTFSTFKRTVIGGSACPPAMIRTLEDDYGVNVIHAWGMTELSPLGTLSKLKSKHANLPREEQRRILEKQGKVIYGIDMEITDDNGNALPWDGKASGNLVVRGHWVIDRYFRSDSSPLQNGWFPTGDVATIDPDGYMQITDRSKDVIKSGGEWISSIDLENIAMAHPAVHEAAAIACRHPKWDERPLLVVVRKPGQEVTREELLKFYEGKIAKWQIPDDVVFVDEIPHTATGKMQKLKLREQFANYKLPGT; from the coding sequence ATGCCGCGTTTGTTGGGCCAGATGATGCAGATGCCGTTGATGATTTCGTCGCTGCTCGTCCATGCCGCACGACACAACGGTGACATCGAAATCGTTTCCAAACGCGTGGAAGGGGACATCCACCGCTACACCTACCGCGATGCCGAGCTGCGCGCGCGCAAGCTGGCCCAGGCGCTGGCGCGGCTGGGGTGCGAGGAGGGCGACCGGGTCGGCACGCTGGCCTGGAACGGCTATCGCCACTTCGAGATCTACTACGGCACTTCCGGCTCCGGGCTGGTCTGCCACACGATCAACCCGCGCCTGTTCCCGGAGCAGATCGCCTGGATCATCAACGATGCCGAGGACCGGGTGCTGTGCTTCGACCTCACGTTCCTGCCGCTGGTCGAGAAGCTGGCGCCGCAGCTCAGGACGGTGCAGCACTATGTGCTGATGACCGACCGGGCCCACATGCCGGCCCAGACCAGCCTGCCGGACCTCAAGTGCTACGACGAGCTGGTGGAGGCCGAGAACGGCGACTACGCCTGGCCGCAGTTCGACGAGAACACCGCCTCCAGCATCTGCTACACGTCGGGCACGACGGGCAATCCGAAGGGGGCGGTCTACAGCCACCGCTCCACGGTGCTGCACGCCTACGCCTCGGCATTGCCCGACGCGATGGCCTGCGGCGGGGCCGACGTGATCCTGCCGGTCGTGCCCATGTTCCACGTCAACGCCTGGGGCATCCCGTACTCGGCGGCGCTGGTCGGTGCCAAGCTCGTGTTCCCGGGCCCGCACCTGGACGGCAAGTCGCTGTACGAGCTGTTCGAGACCGAGAAGGTGACCTTCAGCGCCGGCGTGCCCACCGTCTGGCTCGGCCTGCTGACCTATGTCAAGGAGAACAAGCTCACGTTCAGCACCTTCAAGCGCACCGTGATCGGCGGCTCGGCCTGTCCGCCGGCGATGATCCGCACGCTGGAGGACGACTACGGCGTCAACGTGATCCACGCCTGGGGCATGACCGAGCTGTCGCCGCTGGGCACGCTGTCCAAGCTCAAGTCCAAGCACGCGAACCTGCCGCGCGAGGAGCAGCGGCGCATCCTCGAGAAGCAGGGCAAGGTGATCTACGGCATCGACATGGAGATCACCGACGACAACGGCAACGCGTTGCCCTGGGATGGCAAGGCCTCGGGCAACCTGGTGGTGCGCGGGCACTGGGTCATCGACCGCTACTTCCGCAGCGACAGCTCGCCGCTGCAGAACGGCTGGTTCCCGACCGGCGACGTCGCGACCATCGACCCTGACGGCTACATGCAGATCACCGACCGCTCCAAGGACGTGATCAAGTCGGGCGGCGAGTGGATCAGCTCGATCGACCTCGAGAACATCGCCATGGCCCACCCGGCGGTGCACGAGGCCGCGGCGATCGCCTGCCGCCATCCCAAGTGGGACGAGCGCCCGCTGCTCGTGGTGGTGCGCAAGCCCGGCCAGGAGGTCACGCGCGAGGAGCTGCTGAAGTTCTACGAAGGCAAGATCGCCAAGTGGCAGATCCCGGACGACGTGGTGTTCGTCGACGAGATCCCGCACACGGCCACCGGCAAGATGCAGAAGCTCAAGCTGCGCGAGCAGTTCGCCAACTACAAGCTGCCGGGTACCTGA
- a CDS encoding protein adenylyltransferase SelO: MKSSAQPRPRFEPANLRWINRYADLGPDFHTELPPQGLPRPAWVATSAAAAEALGWPADWFADPAHCALEVFSGNAAWRGMRPLATVYSGHQFGVWAGQLGDGRALLLGELDLGDGSGMEIQLKGSGRTPYSRMGDGRAVLRSSIREFLCSEAMHALGIPTTRALCIVGSPLPVRREEVETAAIVTRLAPSFVRFGHFEHFCHHGQPEALRRLADHVIERHYPDCRDAANPYAALLEAVTRRTAELLAQWQAVGFCHGVMNTDNMSILGLTIDYGPFGFLDAFVPDHVCNHSDTQGRYAYHRQPQIAFWNLHALAQALLPLIGDTDAALAALEPYRTVFPARLEALMRAKLGLATEGPGDRELVDDLLRLMAEERTDYTIAFRRLARFSSAEGADNHEVRDLFVDRARFDAWAARYRERLRREHSDDRERAARMNRVNPKFVLRNHLAEVAIRQAQAGDPGEVQRLLAILERPYDEQPEHEAYADFPPAWAQTIEVSCSS, from the coding sequence ATGAAAAGCTCCGCCCAGCCACGTCCCCGGTTCGAGCCTGCCAACTTGCGCTGGATCAACCGCTACGCCGACCTTGGCCCGGACTTCCACACCGAACTGCCGCCGCAGGGGCTGCCCCGGCCGGCCTGGGTGGCCACCAGTGCCGCCGCGGCCGAGGCGCTCGGCTGGCCGGCGGACTGGTTCGCCGATCCGGCGCACTGCGCACTCGAGGTGTTCAGCGGCAACGCCGCCTGGCGCGGCATGCGGCCGCTCGCGACGGTCTACAGCGGGCACCAGTTCGGCGTCTGGGCCGGGCAGCTCGGCGACGGCCGCGCCCTGCTGCTGGGCGAGCTGGACCTGGGCGACGGCTCCGGGATGGAGATCCAGCTCAAGGGCAGCGGCCGAACCCCCTACTCCCGCATGGGAGACGGGCGGGCCGTGCTGCGCTCGTCGATCCGCGAGTTCCTCTGTTCGGAGGCCATGCACGCCCTGGGCATCCCGACCACGCGGGCGCTGTGCATCGTCGGCTCGCCACTGCCGGTGCGGCGCGAGGAGGTCGAGACCGCCGCGATCGTCACCCGGCTGGCCCCCAGCTTCGTGCGCTTCGGGCATTTCGAGCACTTCTGCCACCACGGCCAGCCCGAGGCGCTGCGCCGGCTGGCCGACCACGTGATCGAGCGCCACTACCCGGACTGCCGCGACGCCGCCAACCCCTACGCGGCGCTGCTGGAGGCGGTCACGCGCCGCACCGCCGAGCTGCTGGCGCAGTGGCAGGCGGTGGGGTTCTGCCACGGAGTGATGAACACCGACAACATGTCCATCCTGGGGCTGACGATCGACTACGGGCCGTTCGGCTTCTTGGACGCCTTCGTGCCCGACCACGTCTGCAACCATTCGGACACCCAGGGCCGCTACGCCTACCACCGCCAGCCCCAGATCGCGTTCTGGAACCTGCACGCGCTGGCGCAGGCCCTGCTGCCGCTGATCGGCGACACCGACGCGGCGCTGGCCGCGCTGGAGCCCTACCGCACCGTGTTCCCGGCGCGGCTGGAGGCGCTGATGCGCGCCAAGCTGGGGCTGGCGACCGAAGGGCCCGGCGACCGGGAGCTGGTCGACGACCTGCTGCGGCTGATGGCCGAAGAGCGCACCGACTACACCATCGCGTTCCGGCGCCTGGCCCGTTTCTCCAGCGCCGAAGGCGCGGACAATCACGAAGTGCGCGACCTGTTCGTCGACCGCGCGCGCTTCGACGCCTGGGCCGCGCGCTACCGCGAGCGGCTGCGGCGCGAGCACAGCGACGACCGCGAGCGCGCCGCGCGCATGAACCGGGTCAACCCCAAGTTCGTGCTGCGCAACCACCTGGCCGAGGTGGCGATCCGCCAGGCCCAGGCGGGCGACCCCGGCGAGGTGCAGCGCCTGCTGGCCATCCTGGAGCGCCCGTACGACGAGCAGCCCGAACACGAGGCCTACGCCGACTTTCCGCCCGCATGGGCGCAGACCATCGAAGTGTCCTGTTCATCATGA
- the msrB gene encoding peptide-methionine (R)-S-oxide reductase MsrB, whose protein sequence is MSDYEVTKPDEEWRRQLDPLQYQVTRQAATERPFTGRYWNHTADGVYRCVCCGEPLFDSSTKFDAGCGWPSYFAPIDPERIERTMDYSHGMIRVEVKCRKCGAHLGHVFDDGPAPTGERYCINSAALDFADRKS, encoded by the coding sequence ATGAGCGATTACGAAGTCACCAAGCCCGACGAGGAATGGCGCCGGCAGCTCGACCCGCTGCAGTACCAGGTCACCCGCCAAGCGGCCACCGAGCGTCCGTTTACCGGCAGGTACTGGAACCACACCGCCGACGGGGTTTACCGCTGCGTGTGCTGCGGCGAGCCGCTGTTCGACTCCAGCACCAAGTTCGACGCCGGCTGCGGCTGGCCGAGCTACTTCGCACCGATCGACCCGGAGCGGATCGAGCGCACGATGGACTACAGCCACGGAATGATCCGCGTCGAGGTGAAGTGCCGCAAGTGCGGCGCCCACCTGGGGCACGTGTTCGACGACGGCCCGGCGCCGACCGGCGAGCGCTACTGCATCAACTCGGCCGCGTTAGACTTCGCCGACCGCAAATCCTGA
- a CDS encoding septation protein A, protein MKLLFDFLPVILFFGMFKYAEARPDWAAATATDWLGFMVSGGVVGPKEAPVLLATVVVILATAAQIAWLVARRRKVDTMLWVSLALVTVLGGATIWFHSETFIKWKPSVLYWIMGAAFWISQAVFGKNLLQALMGSQLELPAAVWQRLNVAWIAFFALMGLLNIYVAYTFSTATWVNFKLFGGLGLMLAFMVAQGVYLSRHLKNEEQS, encoded by the coding sequence ATGAAGCTGCTGTTCGATTTCCTGCCCGTCATCCTGTTCTTCGGCATGTTCAAGTACGCCGAGGCACGGCCGGACTGGGCAGCGGCCACCGCCACCGACTGGCTGGGCTTCATGGTGTCCGGCGGCGTGGTCGGCCCGAAGGAAGCCCCGGTGCTGCTGGCCACGGTGGTCGTGATCCTGGCCACCGCGGCGCAGATCGCCTGGCTGGTGGCGCGCCGCCGCAAGGTCGACACGATGCTGTGGGTGAGCCTCGCGCTGGTGACGGTGCTCGGCGGCGCGACGATCTGGTTCCACAGCGAGACCTTCATCAAGTGGAAGCCCAGCGTCCTGTACTGGATCATGGGCGCGGCGTTCTGGATCAGCCAGGCCGTGTTCGGCAAGAACCTGCTGCAGGCCCTGATGGGCAGCCAGCTCGAACTGCCCGCAGCGGTGTGGCAGCGCCTCAACGTGGCATGGATCGCCTTCTTCGCGCTGATGGGCCTGCTCAACATCTACGTGGCCTACACCTTCTCCACCGCCACCTGGGTCAACTTCAAGCTGTTCGGCGGGCTGGGCCTGATGCTGGCCTTCATGGTCGCGCAGGGCGTCTACCTGAGCCGCCACCTGAAGAACGAGGAGCAGTCCTGA
- a CDS encoding BolA family protein, whose protein sequence is MVTAAQIEATLRERLAPEQLEVQDDSHLHAGHAGAREGRHFTVRVVSGRFHGLSRVARHRLVYDALGPLVPQGIHALVIQARAPDEAD, encoded by the coding sequence ATGGTGACCGCCGCACAGATCGAAGCCACCCTGCGCGAGCGGCTCGCGCCCGAGCAGCTGGAAGTGCAGGACGACAGCCACCTGCACGCCGGCCATGCGGGGGCCCGGGAAGGCCGCCATTTCACCGTCCGCGTGGTCAGCGGGCGCTTTCACGGATTGTCACGCGTGGCGCGCCATCGCCTCGTGTATGATGCCCTCGGCCCCCTGGTTCCGCAGGGCATCCACGCCCTGGTCATCCAGGCCCGAGCGCCCGACGAAGCCGACTGA
- a CDS encoding peptidylprolyl isomerase, translating to MKKNVLALGTLSLALSAALLAPLSASAQNIAVVNGKPVPKERAEVLKAQLARQGQPITPEIERQIKDEVVLREIFVQEAERRGIAASENYKQQLELTRQALLIRELFAEYQRTNPITAEEIQAKYDEFKAQAGGKEYRARHILVEKEDEAKKLIADLKRGAKFEDLALKNSKDPGSAKQGGDLDWSPADRYVPEFSDAMVKLEKGKFTEQPVKSQFGYHVIKLEDVRDVELPTLEQVRPQIEQALMQQKIAQFRDDLRKNARTDYKFEQQ from the coding sequence ATGAAGAAGAATGTCCTTGCCCTTGGCACGCTGAGCCTCGCCCTGAGCGCCGCCCTGCTGGCGCCGCTGTCGGCCTCGGCGCAAAACATCGCCGTCGTCAACGGCAAGCCGGTGCCCAAGGAGCGCGCCGAAGTGCTGAAGGCCCAGCTCGCCCGCCAGGGCCAGCCCATCACGCCGGAGATCGAACGCCAGATCAAGGACGAGGTGGTGCTGCGCGAGATCTTCGTCCAGGAAGCCGAGCGGCGCGGCATCGCCGCCAGCGAGAACTACAAGCAGCAGCTCGAGCTGACCCGCCAGGCGTTGCTGATCCGTGAGCTGTTCGCCGAATACCAGCGGACCAACCCGATCACCGCCGAGGAGATCCAGGCCAAGTACGACGAGTTCAAGGCCCAGGCCGGCGGCAAGGAATACCGTGCCCGCCACATCCTGGTCGAGAAGGAAGACGAGGCGAAGAAGCTGATCGCCGACCTCAAGCGCGGGGCCAAGTTCGAGGACCTGGCGCTCAAGAACTCCAAGGACCCCGGCTCCGCCAAGCAAGGCGGCGACCTCGACTGGTCGCCGGCCGACCGCTACGTGCCCGAGTTCTCCGACGCGATGGTCAAGCTCGAGAAGGGCAAGTTCACCGAACAGCCGGTCAAGTCGCAGTTCGGCTACCACGTGATCAAGCTGGAGGACGTGCGCGACGTCGAGCTGCCGACACTGGAACAGGTCCGGCCGCAGATCGAGCAGGCACTGATGCAGCAGAAGATCGCCCAGTTCCGCGACGACCTGCGCAAGAACGCCCGCACCGACTACAAGTTCGAGCAGCAGTAA
- a CDS encoding DUF1624 domain-containing protein, translated as MTKPPAAVGHPRYDRLDALRAAAILWMAVFHFCFDLNHFRLIERQNFYADPFWTVQRTLIVSLFLFCAGLGQAVAWQQQQSWQRFWRRWAQIAGCALLVSLGSYLMFPRSFIYFGVLHGIAVMLVIVRLTAGWRHWLWPLGLVAIVLPHLVQHPFFDTRWTSWVGLITRKPVTEDHVPVLPWLGVMWWGVAAGQWVLAHRREWLTGALPRALRPLATLGRWSLSFYMVHQPVLIGLLMAWLALSR; from the coding sequence CTGTGGATGGCGGTGTTCCATTTCTGCTTCGACCTGAACCACTTCCGCCTGATCGAGCGGCAGAACTTCTACGCCGACCCGTTCTGGACGGTGCAGCGCACGCTGATCGTCTCGCTGTTCCTGTTCTGCGCCGGGCTGGGGCAGGCGGTGGCCTGGCAACAGCAGCAGAGCTGGCAGCGCTTCTGGCGCCGCTGGGCCCAGATCGCCGGCTGCGCGCTGCTGGTCAGCCTCGGCTCGTACCTGATGTTCCCGCGCAGCTTCATCTACTTCGGCGTGCTGCACGGCATCGCGGTGATGCTGGTCATCGTGCGGCTGACGGCCGGCTGGCGGCACTGGCTGTGGCCGCTGGGACTGGTGGCGATCGTGCTGCCGCACCTCGTGCAGCACCCGTTCTTCGACACGCGCTGGACCAGCTGGGTCGGGCTGATCACGCGCAAGCCGGTCACCGAGGACCATGTCCCGGTGCTGCCCTGGCTGGGCGTGATGTGGTGGGGCGTGGCGGCCGGCCAGTGGGTGCTGGCGCATCGCCGTGAGTGGCTGACCGGGGCCTTGCCCCGGGCGCTGCGGCCGCTGGCCACGCTGGGGCGCTGGAGCCTGAGCTTCTACATGGTGCACCAGCCGGTGCTGATCGGCTTGCTCATGGCCTGGCTGGCGCTGAGCCGCTGA